A window of the Capricornis sumatraensis isolate serow.1 chromosome 9, serow.2, whole genome shotgun sequence genome harbors these coding sequences:
- the LOC138085809 gene encoding protocadherin beta-4-like gives METLQRIQHNRQVTTFILMVYLSQANPAPIRYSVLEETESGSFIAHLTKDLGLGIGELNARSARVVCDDDKQRLLLDRQTGDLLLRETLDREDICGSDEPCVLHFQVFLETPVQFFEGELLIQDINDHSPVFPNREMLLKIPENSQPGTVFPLKLAQDLDVGSNGLQKYTINANSHFHVLTRNHSDGKKHPDLVQDKVLDREEQSEFSLTLTALDGGSPPRSGTSMVRILIMDVNDNAPEFVHTPYEVQVLENSPLNSLILTVLARDVDAGNFGTVSYSLFQASEEIKQTFSINEVTGEIRLTKKLDFEQIKSYHVEIEATDGGGLSGKGTVVIEVVDVNDNAPELTISSLISSIPENAPETVVSIFRIRDRDSGDNGKMICSIPDNLPFILRPTFKNFYTLVSDSPLDRESQAEYNITITVTDTGTPRLKTEHNITVLVSDVNDNAPAFTQTSYTLWVRENNSPALHIGSVSATDTDAGANAQVTYSLLPPPDPLVPLASLVSINPDNGHLFALTSLDYEALRAFEFRVGATDRGSPALSSQALVRVLVADANDNAPFVLYPLQNASAPCTELVPRAAEPGYLVTKVVAVDGDAGQNAWLSYQLLKATEPGLFGVWAHNGEVRTARLLSERDAPKQRLVVLVKDNGEPPLSASVTLHVLLVDGFSQPYLPPPEAEAAAAAPADPLTVSLVVALASVSSLFLFSVPVFVAVRLCRRGGAGSAGRCPVPEGHFPGHLVDVSGTGTLSQSYQYEVCLTGDHRTGEFKFLKPIFPNLLVQDTEREIKESPNCRNSFVFS, from the coding sequence ATGGAGACGCTACAGAGAATTCAACACAACAGGCAAGTGACGACCTTTATTTTGATGGTATACTTGTCTCAGGCTAACCCTGCGCCTATTCGTTATTCTGTTCTGGAAGAAACAGAGAGCGGCTCCTTTATAGCCCATTTAACCAAGGACCTGGGCCTGGGAATTGGGGAGCTGAACGCACGGTCGGCTCGGGTGGTTTGTGATGATGATAAGCAGCGCTTGCTGCTGGATCGTCAGACTGGAGATTTGCTTTTGAGGGAGACACTAGACCGGGAAGACATATGTGGCTCCGATGAACCCTGTGTGCTGCATTTCCAAGTGTTCCTGGAAACTCCAGTGCAATTTTTTGAGGGAGAATTATTAATACAGGACATAAATGACCACTCCCCAGTATTCCCGAATAGGgaaatgcttttgaaaatacCGGAAAACAGCCAGCCAGGGACTGTATTTCCGTTGAAATTAGCTCAGGATTTGGATGTGGGTAGCAACGGTCTTCAAAAATACACAATCAACGCCAATTCTCATTTTCACGTTCTCACTCGAAATCATAGTGATGGCAAGAAACACCCAGATTTGGTACAGGACAAAGTGCTGGATCGAGAGGAGCAGTCAGAGTTCAGCTTAACCCTAACGGCGCTGGATGGTGGGTCTCCACCTAGGTCCGGCACCAGCATGGTGCGAATCCTGATCATGGACGTCAATGACAATGCTCCCGAGTTTGTGCACACTCCATATGAGGTGCAGGTTCTGGAAAACAGCCCCCTAAACTCCCTAATACTTACAGTTTTAGCTAGGGATGTAGATGCTGGAAACTTTGGGACTGTTTCCTATAGCTTGTTCCAAGCCTCAGAGGAAATTAAACAAACTTTTTCAATAAATGAAGTCACAGGAGAAATCCGACTGACAAAGAAACTCGATTTTGAACAAATCAAATCTTACCACGTGGAAATAGAGGCTACAGATGGAGGCGGCCTTTCTGGGAAAGGCACTGTAGTCATAGAGGTGGTAGATGTGAACGACAACGCCCCTGAACTTACCATATCTTCACTCATCAGCTCCATCCCAGAAAATGCCCCGGAGACAGTGGTCTCTATCTTCCGAATTCGAGATAGAGACTCCGGAGACAACGGAAAGATGATTTGCTCTATTCCAGACAATCTGCCATTTATTTTAAGACCGACTTTCAAGAATTTCTACACCCTGGTAAGCGATAGCCCTCTTGACAGAGAAAGTCAAGCCGAGTACAACATTACTATCACGGTCACTGACACTGGAACTCCCAGACTGAAAACGGAGCACAACATAACCGTGCTGGTGTCCGACGTCAACGACAACGCCCCCGCCTTCACCCAGACCTCCTACACCCTGTGGGTCCGCGAGAACAACAGCCCCGCCCTGCACATCGGCAGCGTCAGCGCCACAGACACAGACGCGGGCGCCAACGCCCAGGTCACCTACTCGCTGCTGCCGCCCCCCGACCCGCTCGTGCCCCTCGCCTCCCTCGTGTCCATCAACCCCGACAACGGCCACCTCTTCGCCCTCACGTCCCTGGACTACGAGGCCCTGCGAGCCTTCGAGTTCCGCGTGGGCGCCACTGACCGCGGCTCGCCGGCACTCAGCAGCCAGGCGCTGGTGCGCGTGCTCGTGGCGGACGCCAACGACAACGCGCCCTTCGTGCTCTACCCGCTGCAGAACGCCTCGGCGCCCTGCACCGAGCTGGTGCCCAGGGCGGCCGAGCCGGGCTACCTGGTGACCAAGGTGGTGGCGGTGGACGGCGACGCGGGCCAGAACGCCTGGCTGTCGTACCAGCTGCTCAAGGCCACGGAGCCCGGGCTGTTCGGCGTGTGGGCGCACAACGGCGAGGTGCGCACGGCGCGGCTGCTGAGCGAGCGCGACGCGCCCAAGCAGCGGCTGGTGGTGCTGGTCAAGGACAACGGCGAGCCGCCGCTGTCGGCCAGCGTCACGCTGCACGTGCTGCTGGTGGACGGCTTCTCGCAGCCCTACCTGCCGCCCCCGGAAGCGGAAGCGGCGGCCGCGGCGCCGGCCGACCCGCTCACCGTCTCCCTGGTGGTGGCCTTGGCGTCGGTGTCGTCGCTCTTCCTCTTCTCGGTGCCGGTGTTCGTGGCGGTGCGGCTGtgcaggaggggcggggcgggctcGGCGGGTCGCTGCCCGGTGCCCGAGGGCCACTTCCCGGGCCACCTGGTGGACGTCAGCGGCACGGGGACCCTGTCGCAGAGCTACCAGTACGAGGTGTGTCTGACGGGAGACCATAGAACTGGTGAGTTCAAATTCCTGAAGCCGATATTCCCTAACCTCTTGGttcaggacactgaaagagaaatcaaggaaagccCCAACTGTAGAAATAGCTTTGTATTCAGTTAA